GGGGTTGGATAGTTGTAAGAAATCCCATTCCTGTATTTATATATGTTTTTCTTTACCTGACCGAACTATTGAGAATGGGTAAGGACGAAGAAGTGGAAAAAGCAATGGAAGAACTCTTTGCTGAAGATGATGAACTGGAGACAGATACACTTTTTGTGGTGCCCAGCGGTTCCAAGATTGATCTGGAATCCATCAGGGTCCCGGATAAAGCTGTAATAGGTAGTGGTTGCAGGATGATGGGAAATATCAGGGCTTCATCTCTTGATATGATGGATAATAACACCCTGTTCGGCAGCATCAAAACCGAGAATGGGATCAAAGTGGGTGAAAATAATATTATACACGGTGATCTGGTTACCAGGGGTGATGTACGTGTGTACAAGGGCACGCACATCATGGGAGAGATCAATGGTGGTAAGATCTATATTCATGAGGAGGCAAGGGTAGATGGTGCCATGCGGGCTCCTGGTGGTGTGATAATATCCCGGGGTCTGATGGAAGAAGAAGAACGACCCGGTGGAATATTGGATGTGGTACCAACAACAAAATCCTCTTCACAAAAGATGGCTGAAAAGTCAGGTGAGACTACTGCAGCAGGAATCCCTTACAAAAGAATGATTACGGCAGTGAGGGTACCTGAACTTAACAAACTTGATGTAGACAAAAACAAACCAGCAATTAAAAAAACCACTGCTAAGCAAAAATCCACTGAAAAGAAATAATACAAAATACTAATTCTCTAATTCTTAATAAACAGTTACACCTTTTACGCCTGGTATCTTCATCAACTTTTCAACCAGTTCACCAGGTACTTTACTATCAGTAATAATTGTCATTACAGGATTTTCTGTCAAGTAAGGGTCATCGGTAACAGCCTGCCTGATGCTTAATCCTTCCTTCGCTACTGCATTTGCTACATTACCTAATATTCCTGTTTCAGATGCATCTCCCGGAGTTATGATAATGACCCCGAGATCCAGAGATGGAGCTACATCCCTTAAAAAGGGGATAGTATGAATGTCTTTAAAAATATTGTGGAGGGTCTTATCAGATAAGACCACCTCGCATGTGGAATCTACTACTCTGCGGTCTACTCCGATCTCCTTTGCGATCTGAGCATGGGGGATCTCAATATTACCCGATACTACACGCCCGTCATTATTGACCTGGAACCCACGTTCTAACAGGAGCCTGATAACTTTTTCCTGTGCAGGATGTTTTTTAAAGCTCTCTAATATCTTGCTCCACATAAAATTTACCTGCGTTAATATTTTAGATAATATTACATATTACAAATATTTAATTGAATAAATTTCATATCCATTCGTAATGGGCCACCACTTCAGGCTTGAAATCATACATTAGACTTCCTTCCACATAT
The sequence above is a segment of the Methanosarcinales archaeon genome. Coding sequences within it:
- a CDS encoding amino acid-binding protein; the protein is MWSKILESFKKHPAQEKVIRLLLERGFQVNNDGRVVSGNIEIPHAQIAKEIGVDRRVVDSTCEVVLSDKTLHNIFKDIHTIPFLRDVAPSLDLGVIIITPGDASETGILGNVANAVAKEGLSIRQAVTDDPYLTENPVMTIITDSKVPGELVEKLMKIPGVKGVTVY
- a CDS encoding acyltransferase: MEELLKTFIIPDNTSMEEHSIVVAGDAIIGNHSELGFGIIANSVIAGERVKINGNVIGTEEIRIDMWSQIGGNIKTKNDAYIGEFVNIDGKLIVEGDLDIGKDVKIKGGFEARGWIVVRNPIPVFIYVFLYLTELLRMGKDEEVEKAMEELFAEDDELETDTLFVVPSGSKIDLESIRVPDKAVIGSGCRMMGNIRASSLDMMDNNTLFGSIKTENGIKVGENNIIHGDLVTRGDVRVYKGTHIMGEINGGKIYIHEEARVDGAMRAPGGVIISRGLMEEEERPGGILDVVPTTKSSSQKMAEKSGETTAAGIPYKRMITAVRVPELNKLDVDKNKPAIKKTTAKQKSTEKK